In Amycolatopsis endophytica, the following are encoded in one genomic region:
- a CDS encoding thermonuclease family protein — MPDASAAPQRRVPTWIKVALAVFAVLFVLGALFGRSSEKPVAQPQPAPPATTAAATTTPADPVYRVARVDGDVVVLSDTAGISKTVYVPGIQLATDCYGTETATWAANFLTGHEVTLQSVAEQTGRTLAHVVLTDGTDYAVAALQGGYARFAAGTVTDAYAASLRTAEGAASAAKAGLWGPPCNGSPTTPPVAPPPVTVAPPPASTPKPVTTKPATTQPTEDEDTGTTSAYYPNCAAAKAAGAAPLHRGDPGYRSGLDRDNDGVACE; from the coding sequence GTGCCTGATGCTTCCGCCGCGCCGCAACGACGCGTGCCCACCTGGATCAAGGTCGCCCTCGCGGTGTTCGCGGTGCTTTTCGTCCTCGGCGCGCTGTTCGGGCGGTCCAGTGAAAAACCGGTCGCGCAGCCGCAACCCGCGCCCCCGGCGACCACTGCTGCCGCCACCACTACGCCCGCGGATCCGGTCTACCGCGTCGCGCGGGTGGACGGGGATGTCGTCGTCTTGAGCGATACCGCGGGAATCTCGAAAACCGTTTACGTCCCCGGCATTCAGCTCGCCACGGATTGTTACGGAACGGAAACCGCGACCTGGGCCGCGAATTTCCTCACCGGCCACGAAGTCACGCTGCAGTCGGTCGCCGAACAAACGGGCAGGACGCTGGCGCACGTCGTTCTCACTGACGGCACGGACTACGCGGTCGCCGCGCTACAGGGCGGTTACGCGCGGTTCGCGGCGGGCACGGTCACCGACGCCTACGCCGCCTCACTGCGGACCGCCGAAGGCGCGGCCAGTGCCGCGAAGGCCGGCCTGTGGGGTCCGCCCTGCAACGGCAGCCCCACCACACCGCCGGTCGCGCCGCCGCCGGTCACCGTCGCGCCGCCGCCCGCGAGCACGCCGAAGCCGGTGACGACGAAACCGGCCACCACACAACCCACCGAGGACGAGGACACCGGCACGACGAGCGCCTACTACCCCAACTGCGCGGCGGCGAAGGCCGCGGGCGCCGCACCACTGCACCGCGGCGATCCGGGCTACCGGTCGGGCCTGGACCGGGACAACGACGGCGTCGCTTGCGAATGA
- a CDS encoding response regulator produces MAIEVLLVDDHEVVRRGLREMLSDEPDIEVVAEAGSADEALAVAMHVEPDVAVVDVRLGDTDGVALCRELRARPNPPYCLVLTAFDDEEAMVGAIMAGASGYLLKQVRGQDVVNAVREVAAGRSLLDPVTTARVLDKLRHPAEDELARLTDRERTVLELIGEGLSNREIAERLFLAEKTVKNHVTSVLSKLGMQRRTQAVAWVARRGK; encoded by the coding sequence ATGGCCATCGAGGTGCTGCTCGTCGACGACCACGAGGTCGTGCGGCGCGGCCTGCGGGAGATGTTGAGCGACGAACCGGACATCGAGGTCGTCGCCGAGGCGGGCAGTGCCGACGAGGCGCTCGCGGTGGCCATGCACGTCGAGCCGGATGTCGCGGTCGTCGACGTGCGGCTCGGGGACACCGACGGCGTCGCGCTGTGCCGGGAGCTGCGGGCCCGGCCGAACCCGCCGTACTGCCTGGTGCTGACCGCGTTCGACGACGAGGAGGCGATGGTCGGCGCGATCATGGCCGGCGCGTCCGGCTACCTGCTCAAACAGGTGCGGGGGCAGGACGTGGTCAACGCCGTGCGCGAGGTCGCCGCGGGCCGGTCCCTGCTCGACCCGGTCACCACCGCCCGCGTGCTGGACAAGCTGCGGCACCCGGCCGAGGACGAGCTGGCGCGGCTCACCGACCGGGAACGCACCGTTCTGGAGCTGATCGGCGAGGGCCTGTCGAACCGGGAGATCGCCGAGCGCCTGTTCCTCGCCGAGAAGACGGTGAAGAACCACGTCACGTCGGTGCTGTCGAAGCTGGGCATGCAGCGCCGCACGCAGGCGGTCGCCTGGGTCGCCCGCCGGGGGAAGTAG
- the coaA gene encoding type I pantothenate kinase, whose product MPRVRELSPYVELHREQWRELRRSTPLPLTAEELRRLRGLGEQIDLTEVAEIYLPLSRMINLQVAARQRLYEATTSFLGEDCRGTKVPFVIGIAGSVAVGKSTTARILRTLLARWPDHPRVDLVTTDGFLYPKAELVRRGIMHRKGFPESYDRRALLRFVSDVKSGAESVSAPVYSHLAYDILPGEEQVVNRPDILIIEGLNVLQPGPSLTVSDLFDFSIYVDAHIEDIEHWYVERFLKLRGTAFADPASHFHHFATLDDVEARAEARHLWRTINEPNLVDNILPTRPRATLVLRKDADHSINRVRLRKL is encoded by the coding sequence ATGCCACGGGTACGTGAGCTCAGCCCGTACGTCGAGCTCCACCGGGAGCAGTGGCGGGAACTGCGCCGCAGCACCCCGCTGCCGCTGACGGCCGAGGAGCTGCGCCGCCTGCGGGGCCTCGGGGAGCAGATCGACCTGACCGAGGTCGCCGAGATCTACCTGCCGCTGTCGCGGATGATCAACCTGCAGGTCGCGGCCCGTCAGCGTCTGTACGAGGCGACCACGAGCTTCCTCGGCGAGGACTGCCGCGGCACGAAGGTGCCGTTCGTGATCGGCATCGCGGGCAGCGTCGCGGTCGGCAAGTCGACCACCGCGCGCATCCTGCGCACCCTGCTCGCCCGCTGGCCCGACCACCCGCGCGTCGACCTGGTCACCACCGACGGGTTCCTGTACCCGAAGGCCGAGCTGGTGCGGCGCGGCATCATGCACCGCAAGGGCTTCCCGGAGAGCTACGACCGCCGCGCGCTGCTGCGGTTCGTGTCCGACGTCAAGTCCGGCGCCGAATCGGTCAGCGCGCCGGTGTACTCCCACCTGGCCTACGACATCCTGCCCGGCGAGGAGCAGGTCGTGAACCGGCCGGACATCCTCATCATCGAGGGCCTCAACGTGCTGCAGCCGGGCCCGAGCCTGACCGTGTCGGACCTGTTCGACTTCTCCATCTACGTCGACGCGCACATCGAGGACATCGAACACTGGTACGTGGAGCGGTTCCTCAAACTGCGCGGCACGGCCTTCGCCGACCCCGCCTCGCACTTCCACCACTTCGCGACGCTGGACGACGTCGAGGCCCGCGCCGAGGCGCGGCACCTGTGGCGCACCATCAACGAACCGAACCTGGTGGACAACATCCTGCCGACCCGCCCGCGCGCGACGCTGGTGCTCCGAAAGGACGCCGACCACAGCATCAACCGCGTCCGCCTGCGCAAACTGTAG
- a CDS encoding carboxylesterase/lipase family protein, with protein sequence MDPIVQTGSGAVRGLGGDVSSFKGIPFAGPLTGAARFQAPAAPERWDGTRDALRFSAAPPQGSLFPGLPAAWQPGDEDASLSVNVWTPDPGGAGLPVMVWIYGGAYLMGTSSQAEYDGTNLARDGVVVVSFNYRVGIEGFGWLPGAPANRAFLDQLAALRWVQENIANFGGDPGNVTLFGESAGGTSVAALTASDAGRGLFRRAIGQSIAHGFLSENRVRRTTERIAGALGVPATLEGFSQVPSEAIHAVQMVPGEITPFGPVVDGDLLTDLPWHSPRGDVDLVAGFNHDEFTLFVAGQDLSGADPAATAGAVGLPPGAVTEYRAAHPGISDTDLHVLIMSDRTFRMPSLWSARNHPGRSWCYELTWPTPALGGVLRACHGLDLPLTFGNFSGPFARMLLGSPVPPEAETLSREIRRSWVSFATTGDPGWPEYEKDTALTRIWDVPVSVAGDPIASSRRIWEAA encoded by the coding sequence GTGGATCCCATCGTGCAAACCGGTTCCGGGGCCGTCCGGGGGCTGGGTGGCGACGTCAGTTCCTTCAAGGGCATCCCGTTCGCCGGACCGCTGACCGGGGCCGCCCGCTTCCAGGCGCCCGCCGCGCCGGAGCGGTGGGACGGCACGCGGGACGCGCTGCGCTTCTCGGCCGCGCCGCCGCAGGGGAGCCTGTTCCCCGGGTTGCCCGCGGCGTGGCAGCCCGGTGACGAGGACGCCAGCCTGAGCGTCAACGTGTGGACCCCGGACCCGGGTGGCGCCGGGCTTCCGGTCATGGTCTGGATCTACGGCGGCGCCTACCTGATGGGCACGTCGAGCCAGGCCGAATACGACGGCACGAACCTGGCCCGTGACGGGGTGGTCGTCGTGTCGTTCAACTACCGCGTCGGGATCGAGGGGTTCGGCTGGCTGCCGGGGGCGCCGGCCAACCGGGCGTTTCTCGACCAGCTCGCGGCACTGCGATGGGTGCAGGAGAACATCGCGAACTTCGGCGGCGACCCGGGCAACGTGACCCTGTTCGGTGAGTCCGCGGGCGGCACGTCGGTCGCGGCGCTGACCGCGTCCGACGCCGGGCGCGGGTTGTTCCGCAGGGCGATCGGGCAGAGCATCGCGCACGGGTTCCTGTCGGAGAACCGCGTGCGGCGCACCACCGAGCGCATCGCGGGCGCGCTCGGCGTCCCGGCCACGCTGGAGGGTTTCAGCCAGGTCCCGTCCGAGGCGATCCACGCCGTCCAGATGGTGCCCGGTGAGATCACGCCGTTCGGCCCGGTCGTCGACGGTGACCTGCTCACCGACCTGCCGTGGCACAGCCCGCGCGGCGACGTGGACCTCGTCGCCGGCTTCAACCACGACGAGTTCACCCTGTTCGTCGCGGGCCAGGACCTCTCCGGCGCCGATCCGGCCGCGACCGCGGGCGCGGTGGGCCTGCCACCCGGCGCCGTCACCGAGTACCGCGCCGCGCACCCCGGCATCTCCGACACCGACCTGCACGTCCTGATCATGTCCGACCGCACGTTCCGCATGCCGTCGCTGTGGTCGGCGCGCAACCACCCCGGCCGCAGCTGGTGTTACGAGCTGACCTGGCCGACGCCGGCGCTCGGCGGCGTGCTGCGCGCGTGCCACGGCCTCGACCTACCGCTCACGTTCGGCAACTTCTCCGGCCCGTTCGCCCGGATGCTGCTGGGCAGCCCGGTCCCGCCCGAGGCGGAGACACTGTCGCGGGAGATCCGCAGGTCATGGGTGTCGTTCGCGACCACCGGCGACCCCGGCTGGCCCGAGTACGAAAAGGACACCGCGCTCACCCGCATCTGGGACGTGCCGGTCTCGGTGGCCGGCGACCCGATCGCGAGCTCGCGCCGCATCTGGGAGGCGGCGTGA
- a CDS encoding DUF4232 domain-containing protein — MNAVRIGLGVSAAALAAVVTGCGTAGTENAAESSAPATTPQSTSAAAPTTESATTSAPDEATGTKTADTLCKSGDLKLTMGQGDAGAGTVYRPLIFTNVSDHPCVIQGFPGVSYVAGEDGHQVGAPAVRKGEKGGAFTLNNGDTAYAEIGFVNVQNYDTVTCQPQQVRGLRIYPPQETASMFVELPTTGCASDKIPGEQLTVKTIEKGNGGGR, encoded by the coding sequence GTGAACGCAGTGCGCATCGGACTGGGTGTGTCGGCCGCCGCCCTGGCGGCCGTGGTGACCGGGTGCGGGACGGCAGGAACCGAGAACGCCGCGGAGTCGAGCGCTCCGGCCACCACCCCGCAGAGCACCTCGGCCGCGGCGCCGACGACCGAAAGCGCCACGACCAGCGCACCGGACGAGGCCACCGGCACGAAGACCGCCGACACGCTGTGCAAGTCCGGCGACCTCAAGCTCACGATGGGCCAGGGCGACGCCGGTGCCGGCACCGTGTACCGGCCGCTGATCTTCACGAACGTGAGTGACCACCCGTGTGTCATCCAGGGCTTCCCCGGCGTCTCCTACGTCGCGGGCGAGGACGGGCACCAGGTGGGCGCCCCAGCGGTCCGGAAGGGCGAGAAGGGCGGGGCCTTCACGCTGAACAACGGCGACACCGCCTACGCCGAGATCGGGTTCGTCAACGTGCAGAACTACGACACGGTGACCTGCCAGCCGCAGCAGGTGCGCGGCCTGCGGATCTACCCGCCGCAGGAGACGGCCTCGATGTTCGTCGAGCTGCCCACCACTGGCTGCGCGAGCGACAAGATCCCTGGCGAGCAGCTCACGGTCAAGACCATCGAAAAGGGCAACGGCGGCGGCCGGTAA
- a CDS encoding AMP-binding protein, with the protein MTSIADLLSRYDRPGACVARLLCDDHPADAVALTVVEPDLTSRDVTFGELRDASARFATSLAGLGVGRGDRVATLMAKSADLVVAVLGIWRLGAVQVPLFTAFAPPAIETRTGGVRVVVADASQRAKLDEVPGERRVIVTGEASGDDLAFADLLRAEPQPEPETVGGDGTIIELYTSGTTGTPKGVPIPARALATFRMYQETGLDQRPGDVFWNAADPGWAYGLYYALIGPLALGQRSLLLHAGFSPELTYAVLERFGVTNFTAGPTVYRALRNADVPVPDGLALRHCSSAGEPLNPDVIEWARKSFGVPILDHYGQTELGMVIGNGWHPDVRGELRPGSMGRVLPGWAAQVLRPDSDEVAPDGEQGRVAVDLHESPLMWFTGYRDAPDRTAERFSADGRWYLTGDVATKSPDGYFTFASRDDDVILMAGYRIGPFEVESVLLQHESVAEAAVVGLPDELRGEVLAAFVVLRAGAEPGEELVAELQQLVKTRFAAHAYPRQVHFVPELPKTPSGKVQRFLLRKS; encoded by the coding sequence ATGACGAGCATCGCCGACCTGCTGTCCCGCTACGACCGGCCCGGCGCCTGCGTGGCGCGGCTGCTGTGCGACGACCACCCGGCCGACGCCGTGGCGCTCACGGTGGTCGAACCGGACCTGACCAGCCGGGACGTCACGTTCGGCGAGTTGCGGGACGCGTCCGCGCGCTTCGCGACGTCGCTCGCCGGTCTGGGCGTCGGCCGTGGTGACCGCGTCGCGACGCTGATGGCGAAGTCCGCGGACCTCGTCGTCGCGGTGCTGGGGATCTGGCGGCTGGGCGCGGTGCAGGTGCCGCTGTTCACCGCGTTCGCGCCGCCCGCGATCGAGACCAGGACCGGTGGCGTGCGGGTGGTCGTCGCGGACGCGTCGCAGCGCGCGAAGCTCGACGAAGTCCCTGGTGAGCGGCGGGTGATCGTCACCGGGGAGGCGAGCGGCGACGACCTCGCGTTCGCCGACCTGTTGCGCGCCGAACCGCAGCCGGAACCGGAGACGGTGGGCGGCGACGGCACGATCATCGAGCTGTACACCTCCGGCACGACGGGAACGCCGAAGGGTGTGCCGATCCCGGCCCGTGCGCTCGCCACGTTCCGGATGTACCAGGAGACCGGCCTGGACCAGCGGCCCGGCGACGTGTTCTGGAACGCCGCCGACCCGGGCTGGGCGTACGGGCTGTACTACGCCCTGATCGGCCCATTGGCCCTCGGGCAGCGCAGCCTCCTGCTGCACGCCGGGTTCTCGCCGGAGCTGACCTACGCGGTGCTGGAACGTTTCGGCGTCACCAACTTCACCGCCGGGCCGACGGTGTACCGGGCGCTGCGCAACGCCGACGTGCCGGTGCCGGACGGGCTCGCGCTGCGGCACTGCTCGTCCGCGGGCGAGCCGCTGAACCCCGACGTCATCGAGTGGGCGCGGAAGAGCTTCGGCGTGCCGATCCTGGACCACTACGGCCAGACCGAGCTGGGCATGGTGATCGGCAACGGCTGGCACCCGGACGTGCGGGGCGAGCTGCGGCCGGGCTCGATGGGGCGCGTGCTGCCGGGCTGGGCGGCCCAGGTGCTGCGGCCGGACTCCGACGAGGTCGCGCCGGACGGGGAACAGGGCCGCGTGGCCGTCGACCTGCACGAGAGCCCGCTGATGTGGTTCACCGGCTACCGCGACGCGCCCGACCGCACCGCGGAACGGTTCTCCGCGGACGGCCGCTGGTACCTGACCGGCGACGTGGCGACGAAGTCCCCGGACGGCTACTTCACGTTCGCGTCGCGGGACGACGACGTGATCCTGATGGCCGGGTACCGGATCGGGCCGTTCGAGGTGGAGAGCGTGCTGCTGCAGCACGAGTCCGTCGCCGAGGCGGCCGTCGTCGGGCTGCCGGACGAGCTGCGGGGCGAGGTGCTGGCCGCGTTCGTCGTGCTCCGCGCGGGTGCCGAGCCCGGCGAGGAGCTGGTCGCGGAGCTGCAGCAGCTGGTGAAGACGCGCTTCGCCGCGCACGCCTATCCGCGTCAGGTGCACTTCGTGCCGGAGCTGCCGAAGACGCCGAGCGGCAAGGTGCAGCGGTTCCTGCTCAGGAAGAGCTGA
- a CDS encoding macro domain-containing protein, producing MTAESGTQPTGKRTEDQVAPATPALVLCAVDEPLASAWRSVVDTMTGSVRVHRGSVLDVVADAVVSPANSSGWMRGGIDAVYARAFPSVEQNVRSAVLAYHGGELPVGDAVVVPTGEPAPAWLISAPTMREPGERLPADTVHPYLAARAVFLRWRDGTLEQGVPVRAVVETIAMPGLGTGVGGVGPETCARQVAAAWDEVFRRK from the coding sequence GTGACTGCCGAATCGGGCACCCAACCCACCGGCAAGCGAACGGAGGACCAGGTCGCACCCGCAACTCCCGCCCTGGTGCTGTGTGCCGTCGACGAACCACTCGCCAGCGCGTGGCGATCCGTTGTGGACACCATGACCGGATCGGTGCGCGTGCACCGGGGTTCGGTGCTGGACGTGGTCGCCGACGCCGTGGTGAGCCCGGCGAACTCGTCCGGCTGGATGCGCGGCGGGATCGACGCCGTCTACGCGCGGGCGTTCCCGTCGGTCGAACAGAACGTGCGCAGCGCGGTCCTCGCCTACCACGGCGGCGAACTCCCCGTCGGCGACGCGGTCGTGGTGCCCACCGGTGAGCCCGCGCCGGCGTGGCTGATCAGCGCGCCGACGATGCGTGAGCCCGGCGAACGCCTGCCCGCCGACACGGTGCACCCGTACCTGGCGGCGCGAGCGGTGTTCCTGCGCTGGCGCGACGGCACGCTCGAACAGGGCGTCCCGGTGCGCGCGGTCGTCGAAACGATCGCGATGCCCGGTCTGGGCACCGGGGTCGGCGGGGTCGGTCCGGAGACCTGCGCCCGTCAGGTCGCGGCGGCCTGGGACGAGGTCTTCCGGCGGAAATAA
- the pheA gene encoding prephenate dehydratase, whose product MSRIAYFGPIGTFTEQAARTFTTPGDELVAAETIPQALDAVRKGEADAACVPVENSVEGAVPATLDSLAEREPLIGVAEALLPVHFSVLTREDAGEIRTVASHPHALAQVRQWLEENLPGARAVAAGSTAAAAVAVQAGEFDAAVTAPVAVEHYPLKVLATEVADVRDARTRFLLMRKPPVTLPDPTGADRTSLVAAAANRTGTLAALLTELATRGINLTRLDARPNKQNFGEYRFFIDFEGHVAEPRIADAVSALRRRCRDVRFLGSFARADGVRATIEPAARNEDFADADGWVAAVQRGEQA is encoded by the coding sequence GTGTCACGGATCGCATATTTCGGGCCGATCGGGACGTTCACCGAGCAGGCGGCCCGCACTTTCACCACGCCGGGAGACGAACTCGTCGCCGCCGAAACGATCCCGCAGGCGCTCGACGCCGTCCGCAAGGGCGAGGCCGACGCGGCGTGCGTGCCGGTCGAGAACTCCGTCGAGGGCGCCGTTCCCGCGACGCTGGACAGCCTCGCCGAGCGCGAGCCGCTGATCGGTGTCGCGGAAGCCTTGCTGCCGGTGCATTTCAGCGTCCTCACACGCGAGGACGCCGGCGAAATCCGTACGGTGGCGAGCCATCCGCACGCGCTGGCCCAGGTTCGCCAGTGGCTGGAGGAGAACCTGCCCGGCGCGCGCGCGGTGGCCGCGGGATCGACCGCCGCCGCCGCGGTCGCGGTGCAGGCCGGGGAGTTCGACGCGGCGGTGACGGCGCCGGTGGCGGTCGAGCACTACCCGCTGAAGGTGCTGGCCACCGAGGTCGCCGATGTCCGCGACGCCCGCACGCGGTTCCTGCTGATGCGCAAACCCCCGGTGACGCTGCCCGATCCGACGGGTGCCGACCGCACGTCGCTCGTCGCGGCGGCCGCCAACCGCACCGGCACACTCGCCGCGCTGCTCACCGAACTCGCGACCCGCGGCATCAACCTGACGCGCCTCGATGCCCGTCCGAACAAGCAGAACTTCGGCGAGTACCGGTTCTTCATCGACTTCGAGGGGCACGTGGCGGAACCACGCATCGCCGACGCGGTGTCCGCGCTGCGCCGTCGCTGCCGCGATGTCCGGTTCCTCGGCTCGTTCGCCCGCGCCGACGGGGTCCGCGCCACCATCGAACCCGCGGCCCGCAACGAGGATTTCGCCGATGCCGACGGCTGGGTCGCGGCCGTGCAGAGAGGGGAGCAGGCGTGA
- a CDS encoding DUF3024 domain-containing protein has protein sequence MSPIPELQQRQIDRWCERRVPAGQRGEYTIGSRWRGRIVTLVERRADRSSGGAAERPFAQLRYGADEMWSLYYLADAGRWRPYPRSVPEISPVPLLDDLDRGASTGYFFQWLSPC, from the coding sequence ATGTCGCCGATTCCCGAGCTCCAGCAACGCCAGATCGATCGCTGGTGTGAGCGGCGGGTTCCGGCTGGTCAGCGCGGTGAGTACACGATCGGGTCCCGCTGGCGCGGGCGCATCGTGACCCTCGTCGAGCGGCGCGCCGACCGGTCGAGCGGGGGAGCGGCCGAACGCCCCTTCGCCCAGCTCCGCTACGGCGCCGACGAGATGTGGTCGCTCTACTACCTCGCCGACGCGGGCCGGTGGCGCCCGTATCCGCGCAGCGTTCCGGAGATCTCGCCCGTCCCCCTGTTGGACGACCTCGATCGTGGCGCGTCCACCGGGTACTTCTTCCAGTGGCTCAGCCCCTGTTGA
- a CDS encoding histidine phosphatase family protein, whose product MKLYLVRHGQTPANVAKILDTALPGPELTELGREQARQLAGKLAAEPVRAVHASYATRAQQTAAPLAQALGLPVERVEGVHEIVVGDLEGRNDQAAVETYVSVVAQWTRGELDVAMPGGETGEQARKRFTTAVEGLAQRHAATRSEDVVVLVSHGGLMRLGAEWLAPNVRPELADQGLVPNTGVIELERRTDGGWRCLNWVGMPM is encoded by the coding sequence GTGAAGCTGTACCTGGTCAGGCACGGGCAGACCCCGGCCAACGTGGCGAAGATCCTCGACACCGCCCTGCCCGGTCCCGAACTGACCGAGCTGGGCCGGGAGCAGGCGCGGCAGCTCGCCGGGAAGCTCGCGGCCGAGCCGGTGCGGGCCGTCCACGCCTCCTACGCGACTCGCGCGCAACAGACCGCCGCTCCGCTGGCGCAGGCGCTGGGCCTGCCGGTCGAGCGGGTCGAGGGTGTGCACGAGATCGTCGTCGGCGACCTGGAAGGCCGCAACGATCAGGCCGCGGTCGAGACGTACGTGTCCGTCGTCGCGCAGTGGACCCGCGGTGAACTGGACGTGGCGATGCCCGGCGGCGAGACCGGTGAGCAGGCCAGGAAGCGGTTCACCACCGCGGTCGAGGGTCTTGCCCAGCGTCACGCTGCCACCCGATCGGAGGATGTCGTGGTGCTGGTGAGCCACGGTGGCCTGATGCGGCTCGGCGCCGAATGGCTGGCCCCGAACGTGCGGCCCGAGCTGGCGGATCAGGGTCTCGTCCCGAACACCGGCGTCATCGAGCTGGAGCGGCGGACCGACGGCGGCTGGCGATGCCTGAACTGGGTCGGAATGCCCATGTAG
- a CDS encoding 3'-5' exonuclease produces MLIDIVPMSGSGRFAATGTEFTAIDFETTGLRPGRIVELAAVRVRADGTVLGEFSTLVDPGPGVHPGPARVHGITRAELDSAPSLGQVIGHLLDLCRGSVLVGHNLSFEQGFLAAELDRIGLRLPTLPGVCTLDAARSALRLPNYRLATVAEALGLGGFAAHMAAPDALACARIVTALVGTHRLAFERSFELPQLPRLAVTGRPVSRPVPAPAAAGTWVSGLVDRIETVATPYQDLLADVLADHYLSAAEAAELAALAADAGMSPADVRGAHLDFVAAMRSVAESDGIVTAREERDLRHVAEALGVPEALADLRRTTTPARTRVLVLGGTAAADALRAAVLAARIPLAKNLTASVTHLAVAEDVPATEPRLARARELGAGVLDLPTAWRTLDLAPQPVAPQPIPPPPVPRAVPVMAAPVPRAAAAPPPVARERLWGAWAMMGVGLVLMLLTVIALFAGAGVVAGIVLGAIGVGLLLGGWSVSEPKNRYPAVSSGSA; encoded by the coding sequence ATGCTCATCGATATCGTTCCCATGTCCGGTTCGGGGCGTTTTGCCGCCACCGGGACCGAGTTCACCGCGATCGACTTCGAGACGACCGGGTTGCGGCCCGGCCGGATCGTCGAACTCGCCGCGGTCCGCGTGCGCGCCGACGGGACGGTGCTCGGCGAGTTCTCGACACTGGTCGATCCCGGGCCGGGCGTGCACCCCGGCCCGGCCAGGGTGCACGGCATCACGCGCGCGGAGCTGGATTCGGCGCCGTCGCTCGGGCAGGTGATCGGGCACCTGCTCGACCTGTGCCGGGGCAGCGTGCTCGTCGGGCACAACCTGAGCTTCGAGCAGGGATTCCTGGCGGCGGAACTGGACCGGATCGGACTGCGGCTGCCGACACTGCCCGGCGTCTGCACGCTGGACGCGGCGCGGTCGGCCCTGCGGCTGCCGAACTACCGCCTGGCCACCGTGGCGGAGGCACTCGGCCTCGGCGGGTTCGCGGCGCACATGGCCGCTCCCGACGCTCTCGCCTGCGCGCGGATCGTCACGGCGCTGGTCGGCACGCACCGGCTGGCCTTCGAGCGTTCCTTCGAACTCCCGCAGCTGCCGCGCCTGGCCGTCACCGGGCGCCCGGTGAGCCGTCCGGTGCCCGCCCCGGCCGCCGCGGGCACCTGGGTCTCGGGTCTGGTCGACCGCATCGAAACGGTGGCCACCCCCTATCAGGATCTGCTCGCGGACGTCCTCGCCGACCACTACCTGTCCGCGGCGGAAGCGGCGGAGCTGGCCGCGCTGGCGGCCGACGCCGGTATGTCCCCGGCGGACGTGCGCGGCGCGCACCTGGACTTCGTCGCCGCGATGCGGTCCGTGGCCGAATCCGACGGCATCGTGACGGCCCGGGAGGAGCGGGACCTGAGGCACGTCGCCGAAGCGCTCGGCGTTCCGGAGGCGCTGGCGGACCTGCGCCGGACCACGACCCCGGCCAGGACGCGGGTTCTCGTCCTGGGCGGCACCGCCGCCGCCGACGCGTTACGGGCGGCCGTGCTCGCGGCGCGGATCCCGCTGGCGAAGAACCTCACGGCGTCGGTCACGCACCTCGCCGTCGCCGAAGACGTCCCCGCCACCGAACCCCGGCTCGCGCGCGCCCGCGAGCTCGGGGCCGGCGTGCTCGACCTGCCGACCGCGTGGCGAACCCTGGACTTGGCGCCACAACCCGTTGCCCCGCAACCCATCCCGCCGCCGCCGGTGCCGCGGGCCGTTCCCGTCATGGCGGCACCGGTGCCGCGCGCCGCCGCCGCTCCGCCGCCCGTTGCGCGTGAGCGTCTGTGGGGCGCGTGGGCGATGATGGGCGTCGGTCTCGTCCTGATGCTCCTGACGGTGATCGCGCTCTTCGCCGGTGCCGGTGTGGTCGCGGGGATCGTCCTCGGCGCGATCGGGGTCGGCCTGCTCCTCGGCGGCTGGTCGGTGAGCGAACCGAAGAACCGCTACCCGGCCGTCTCTTCGGGCAGCGCCTGA